From the Litorilinea aerophila genome, the window CGCCGGGCGTCTGGGATGTAAGGCAGTCTGAGTCGGCGCAAGCAATTGAGAGCCACATTGCGCAGCATGGAAAGGGCCGATCCGATGCGACGGCCATGCAGCCGGTCCTCATCCATGGTGACATCTCGCACGTAGAAAACTCGGTTCTCGATGGTCCAGTGGCCCCGGAGCTGCTCCTGGAACTGAGCGGGGGGCAATGCAGGCAGATTCTTTCCCCCAGCAATCCAGAAGACGGATTCCACCGATTCCCATTCCTCCTGATGCAGAGGACGACGATAGCGCCGCACT encodes:
- a CDS encoding ISAs1 family transposase, with the protein product MGFVKGNHGALYALIDQWLEARGVRARQPDHVQMDKGHGRLERRELWVEPAQDLGIYLAQDYGWAEVRFLGQVRRYRRPLHQEEWESVESVFWIAGGKNLPALPPAQFQEQLRGHWTIENRVFYVRDVTMDEDRLHGRRIGSALSMLRNVALNCLRRLRLPYIPDARR